From one Streptomyces sp. ICC1 genomic stretch:
- the katG gene encoding catalase/peroxidase HPI translates to MSENHDAIVTDAKAEGSGGCPVAHERAPHPTQGGGNRQWWPERLNLKILAKNPAVANPLGEQFDYAAAFNTLDLPAVKRDIAQVLTTSQDWWPADFGHYGPLMIRMAWHSAGTYRISDGRGGAGAGQQRFAPLNSWPDNGNLDKARRLLWPVKKKYGQSLSWADLMILTGNVALETMGFETFGFGGGRADVWEPDEDVYWGPETTWLDDERYTGDRELESPLGAVQMGLIYVNPEGPNGTPDPIAAARDIRETFRRMAMNDEETVALIAGGHTFGKTHGAGPAESVGDDPEAAPIEAQGFGWANSFGTGKGGDAITSGLEGIWTNTPITWDNTFFDILFGYEWEQFKSPAGAHQWRPKGGAGAGTVPDAHDPSKSHAPTMLTTDLSLRFDPAYEQISRRFHENPAEFADAFARAWFKLTHRDMGPVVRYLGPEVPAETLLWQDPLPAVTHALVDAEDVAALKREVLALDLSVSRLVSTAWASASSFRGSDKRGGANGARVRLQPQIGWEVNEPDELATVLRALEGVRESFNSAHGGGKQISLADLVVLAGAAGVEQAARDAGITVEVPFTPGRVDASQEQTDVESFAAIEPTADGFRNYLGKGNRLPAEFLLLDKANLLNLSAPELTVLVGGLRVLGANHQQSALGVLTTTPGSLTNDFFVNLLDLGTTWKATSEDANTFEGRDSATGAVKWTGSRADLVFGSNSELRALAEVYASDDAKEKFVRDFVAAWDKVMNLDRFDLV, encoded by the coding sequence ATGTCTGAGAACCACGATGCAATCGTCACGGACGCGAAGGCGGAGGGCTCGGGGGGCTGCCCCGTCGCGCACGAGCGCGCCCCGCACCCGACCCAGGGCGGCGGAAACCGGCAGTGGTGGCCGGAGCGCCTCAACCTGAAGATCCTCGCCAAGAACCCCGCCGTGGCCAACCCCCTCGGTGAACAGTTCGACTACGCGGCGGCGTTCAACACGCTCGACCTCCCGGCCGTGAAGCGGGACATCGCGCAGGTGCTGACCACCTCGCAGGACTGGTGGCCGGCCGACTTCGGCCACTACGGCCCGCTCATGATCCGCATGGCCTGGCACAGCGCCGGCACCTACCGGATCAGCGACGGCCGCGGCGGCGCCGGGGCCGGCCAGCAGCGCTTCGCGCCGCTCAACAGCTGGCCGGACAACGGCAACCTCGACAAGGCCCGCCGCCTGCTGTGGCCGGTCAAGAAGAAGTACGGCCAGAGCCTGTCCTGGGCCGACCTCATGATCCTCACCGGCAACGTCGCCCTGGAGACGATGGGCTTCGAGACCTTCGGCTTCGGCGGCGGCCGCGCGGACGTCTGGGAGCCCGACGAGGACGTCTACTGGGGCCCCGAGACCACCTGGCTCGACGACGAGCGCTACACCGGGGACCGCGAGCTGGAGAGCCCCCTCGGCGCGGTCCAGATGGGCCTCATCTACGTCAACCCCGAGGGCCCGAACGGCACCCCGGACCCGATCGCCGCGGCCCGCGACATCCGCGAGACCTTCCGCCGGATGGCCATGAACGACGAGGAGACGGTCGCCCTGATCGCGGGCGGCCACACCTTCGGCAAGACCCACGGCGCGGGCCCCGCGGAGAGCGTCGGCGACGACCCCGAGGCCGCCCCGATCGAGGCGCAGGGCTTCGGCTGGGCCAACTCCTTCGGTACCGGCAAGGGCGGCGACGCGATCACCAGCGGTCTCGAGGGGATCTGGACGAACACCCCGATCACCTGGGACAACACCTTCTTCGACATCCTGTTCGGCTACGAGTGGGAGCAGTTCAAGAGCCCCGCCGGCGCCCACCAGTGGCGGCCGAAGGGCGGCGCCGGAGCGGGCACCGTACCCGACGCGCACGACCCGTCGAAGAGCCACGCCCCGACGATGCTCACGACCGACCTGTCGCTGCGCTTCGACCCGGCGTACGAGCAGATCTCGCGCCGCTTCCACGAGAACCCGGCCGAGTTCGCGGACGCCTTCGCCCGCGCGTGGTTCAAGCTGACCCACCGCGACATGGGCCCCGTGGTCCGCTACCTCGGCCCCGAGGTCCCGGCCGAGACGCTGCTGTGGCAGGACCCGCTCCCGGCCGTGACCCACGCGCTCGTCGACGCCGAGGACGTCGCCGCCCTCAAGCGGGAGGTCCTCGCCCTGGACCTGTCCGTGTCCCGGCTCGTGTCCACGGCGTGGGCCTCGGCCTCCTCCTTCCGCGGCAGCGACAAGCGCGGCGGCGCCAACGGCGCGCGCGTCCGCCTCCAGCCGCAGATCGGCTGGGAGGTCAACGAGCCCGACGAGCTCGCGACGGTGCTGCGCGCCCTCGAAGGCGTACGCGAGTCCTTCAACTCGGCGCACGGCGGCGGCAAGCAGATCTCGCTGGCCGACCTGGTGGTGCTCGCCGGCGCCGCGGGCGTCGAGCAGGCGGCCAGGGACGCCGGCATCACGGTGGAGGTCCCCTTCACGCCCGGCCGTGTGGACGCTTCGCAGGAGCAGACCGACGTGGAGTCGTTCGCCGCGATCGAGCCGACCGCCGACGGGTTCCGCAACTACCTCGGCAAGGGCAACCGGCTGCCGGCCGAGTTCCTGCTGCTCGACAAGGCGAACCTGCTCAACCTGAGCGCCCCCGAGCTGACGGTCCTCGTCGGCGGCCTGCGCGTCCTGGGCGCGAACCACCAGCAGTCGGCGCTCGGCGTCCTGACCACGACCCCCGGTTCGCTGACGAACGACTTCTTCGTCAACCTGCTCGACCTGGGCACGACGTGGAAGGCGACGTCCGAGGACGCGAACACCTTCGAGGGCCGCGACTCCGCGACGGGCGCGGTCAAGTGGACCGGCAGCCGCGCGGACCTGGTCTTCGGGTCGAACTCGGAGTTGCGCGCGCTCGCCGAGGTCTACGCGAGCGACGACGCGAAGGAGAAGTTCGTCAGGGACTTCGTCGCCGCCTGGGACAAGGTGATGAACCTGGACCGGTTCGACCTCGTCTGA